From the genome of Pelagicoccus sp. SDUM812003, one region includes:
- a CDS encoding flagellin, with protein MPITINTNSAATSAAINLSRSNQLLNQSLNRLSSGSKIVNPSDDAGGLAVSMKMKAATHRQAQARTNVGNAISYLQTQDGALESASKILNRMSELKTLYGDQTKNATDLANYDREFSELQTQLSSLADETFNGISLFSSSSMSIGVGGENLENKVSLGGAELFGTTTTTSTSATTLLSDNFSDLSNWTDASTGNHTASASGGQLTLIGDAGPDDALVESNQTFSGAFEVTFNSQSPNNSEIELEMGGVSVFEYDFSDTNAHSFRVVFDGNGGTETYVDGSSTAFATTSGVPTSGKIGLLNDYFTTTYVSNFNATSETTTTTSTSNTSSVRDASGLANVSIDEIKGAIQDVATLRADNGAQQSRLQFADEMLTINMSNLEAANSRITDVDVAQESTALARANILVQAGASMLSQANQSSQIALRLLG; from the coding sequence ATGCCAATCACAATCAACACCAATTCGGCAGCGACCAGCGCTGCGATCAACCTCTCGCGGTCCAACCAGCTTCTCAACCAAAGCCTCAATCGGCTCTCCAGCGGTTCGAAGATCGTCAACCCCTCCGACGACGCGGGCGGCCTGGCCGTCTCCATGAAAATGAAGGCCGCGACACACCGCCAAGCCCAGGCCCGAACCAACGTCGGAAACGCCATCTCGTATTTGCAAACCCAGGACGGGGCTTTGGAAAGCGCCAGCAAGATCCTCAATCGCATGAGCGAGCTCAAAACGCTCTACGGGGACCAGACCAAGAACGCCACCGACCTAGCCAACTACGACCGAGAGTTCAGCGAGCTGCAAACTCAGCTGAGCAGCCTGGCGGACGAGACGTTCAACGGGATCTCCCTCTTCAGCTCCAGCTCCATGAGCATCGGAGTCGGCGGCGAGAATCTGGAAAACAAGGTGTCCTTGGGCGGAGCGGAGCTGTTCGGCACGACGACGACCACCTCCACCAGCGCCACCACGCTGCTGAGCGACAACTTTTCTGATCTGAGCAACTGGACCGACGCCAGCACAGGCAACCACACCGCATCGGCCTCTGGCGGCCAGCTCACTCTGATCGGCGACGCCGGACCGGACGATGCCCTGGTGGAAAGCAATCAAACCTTCAGCGGTGCCTTCGAAGTCACCTTCAATTCCCAATCTCCCAACAACAGCGAAATCGAACTGGAAATGGGTGGCGTTTCCGTTTTCGAATACGATTTCTCCGATACCAACGCGCACTCGTTTAGAGTCGTTTTCGACGGAAACGGCGGGACTGAAACCTATGTAGATGGCTCATCCACCGCCTTCGCCACCACCAGCGGCGTTCCCACATCCGGAAAGATTGGACTGCTCAACGACTACTTCACGACCACCTACGTCTCGAACTTCAACGCGACCAGCGAAACCACTACCACCACCTCGACCTCGAACACCTCCTCGGTGCGGGACGCCAGCGGTCTTGCCAACGTCTCCATCGACGAGATCAAAGGGGCCATCCAGGACGTCGCCACGCTTCGAGCCGACAACGGGGCCCAGCAATCGCGCCTGCAGTTCGCCGACGAAATGCTAACCATAAACATGAGCAACCTGGAGGCTGCCAACAGTCGCATCACCGACGTCGATGTCGCCCAGGAGTCGACCGCTCTCGCCCGTGCCAACATTCTGGTTCAAGCCGGAGCTTCGATGCTCAGCCAAGCGAATCAGTCCTCGCAAATCGCCCTCCGACTTCTCGGCTAG
- the katG gene encoding catalase/peroxidase HPI, which translates to MSTESKCPFHHSAGGGTTNHDWWPNQLKIELLRQHSSLSDPMGETFSYKEAFESLDLEAVKKDLHALMTDSQDWWPADFGHYGPLFIRMAWHSAGTYRTGDGRGGGGRGQQRFAPLNSWPDNVSLDKARRLLWPIKQKYGRKISWADLMILTGNVALESMGFKTFGFAGGRQDTWEPDKDVYWGRETTWLGGDERYAHGSEGVDKEHSALVSDDDADGDIHSRNLENPLAAVQMGLIYVNPEGPDGNPDPLKAAHDIRETFARMAMNDEETVALIAGGHTFGKTHGAGPADAVGPDVEAAPIHQQGLGWQSSHGSGKGADTITSGLEVTWTTTPTKWSNGFFKNLFEYEWELTKSPAGAHQWTPKNGAGAGTVPHAHDPSQKIAPAMLTTDLSLRYDPEYEKISRRFYENPDEFADAFARAWFKLTHRDMGPRARYLGPEVPKEELLWQDPIPAVDHELIDDDDVAALKKKILASGLTVSELVSTAWASASTYRGSDMRGGANGARIRLAPQKDWQVNQPETLARVLRTLEGIQKEFEKTVSLADLIVLGGCAGIEQAAKAAGSEITAPFAPGRMDASQEQTDVEAFDVLEPVADGFRNYLKTRFSVSAEELLVDKAQLLGLTAPELTVLIGGMRAMDTNWDGSKHGVFTDKPGALSNDFFRNLLDMSIAWLPQDREEQVFDGRDRKTGEVKWTATRVDLVFGSNSELRALAEVYGSSDAQEKFLHDFVAAWSKVMNADRFDLK; encoded by the coding sequence ATGAGCACAGAAAGCAAATGCCCCTTCCACCATTCCGCCGGCGGCGGCACCACCAACCACGACTGGTGGCCCAACCAGCTCAAGATCGAACTCCTCCGCCAGCACTCGTCTCTCTCCGATCCCATGGGCGAGACGTTCAGCTACAAGGAAGCCTTCGAAAGCCTCGACCTCGAAGCGGTCAAAAAGGACCTGCACGCCTTGATGACCGACTCCCAAGACTGGTGGCCCGCCGACTTCGGACACTACGGACCGCTCTTCATTCGCATGGCCTGGCACAGCGCCGGCACCTACCGGACGGGTGACGGACGTGGCGGCGGCGGGCGAGGTCAGCAGCGATTTGCCCCGCTCAACAGCTGGCCGGACAACGTCAGCCTGGACAAGGCCCGACGCCTCCTTTGGCCCATCAAACAGAAGTACGGACGCAAGATCTCCTGGGCGGACCTGATGATCCTCACCGGAAACGTGGCTCTGGAATCCATGGGCTTCAAAACCTTCGGCTTCGCCGGCGGTCGCCAGGACACCTGGGAGCCGGACAAGGACGTCTACTGGGGCCGCGAAACGACCTGGCTCGGCGGCGACGAACGCTATGCCCACGGCTCGGAAGGCGTGGACAAGGAACACAGCGCCCTCGTTTCCGACGACGATGCCGACGGCGACATCCATAGCCGAAATCTCGAGAACCCGCTCGCCGCAGTGCAGATGGGCCTCATCTACGTCAATCCGGAAGGACCGGACGGAAACCCGGACCCGCTGAAAGCCGCTCACGACATCCGCGAAACCTTCGCCCGCATGGCCATGAACGACGAGGAAACGGTGGCCCTGATCGCCGGCGGACATACCTTCGGTAAAACCCACGGAGCCGGTCCCGCCGACGCGGTCGGTCCGGACGTGGAAGCCGCCCCCATCCACCAGCAGGGCCTCGGCTGGCAGAGCAGCCACGGCTCAGGAAAAGGCGCCGACACCATCACCAGCGGACTGGAGGTCACTTGGACCACCACCCCGACAAAATGGAGCAACGGCTTCTTCAAAAACCTTTTCGAATACGAATGGGAGCTCACGAAAAGTCCCGCCGGGGCCCATCAATGGACTCCGAAAAACGGCGCCGGAGCGGGCACCGTGCCACACGCCCACGATCCGTCGCAAAAGATCGCGCCTGCGATGCTCACTACCGACCTCTCCCTGCGCTACGATCCTGAATACGAAAAGATATCCCGCCGCTTCTACGAAAATCCGGACGAGTTCGCGGACGCCTTCGCCAGAGCCTGGTTCAAGCTGACCCATCGCGACATGGGCCCGCGCGCCCGCTACCTGGGTCCGGAAGTTCCCAAAGAGGAGCTGCTCTGGCAGGATCCCATCCCAGCCGTCGATCACGAGCTGATCGACGACGACGATGTCGCGGCCCTGAAAAAGAAGATCCTCGCCTCGGGACTCACCGTATCCGAACTCGTATCCACCGCTTGGGCCTCCGCCTCCACCTACCGGGGATCCGACATGCGCGGCGGGGCCAATGGAGCCCGCATCCGACTGGCTCCGCAAAAGGACTGGCAGGTCAATCAACCGGAAACGTTGGCCAGGGTCCTGCGAACCCTCGAGGGCATTCAAAAGGAATTCGAAAAAACCGTTTCGCTGGCCGATCTCATCGTGCTGGGAGGCTGCGCAGGGATCGAACAAGCCGCCAAGGCCGCCGGCAGCGAAATCACCGCGCCCTTCGCCCCTGGCCGCATGGACGCCTCCCAAGAGCAAACCGACGTCGAAGCCTTCGACGTTCTCGAACCAGTGGCCGATGGATTCCGCAACTACTTGAAGACGCGGTTTTCCGTATCAGCGGAGGAACTACTCGTCGACAAGGCTCAACTACTCGGTCTCACCGCCCCGGAACTGACTGTACTGATTGGCGGTATGCGCGCCATGGATACGAACTGGGACGGATCCAAGCATGGCGTTTTCACCGACAAGCCAGGCGCCCTCAGCAACGACTTCTTCCGAAATCTGCTGGACATGAGCATCGCTTGGCTCCCGCAAGATCGAGAGGAGCAGGTCTTCGACGGACGCGATCGCAAGACAGGAGAAGTCAAATGGACCGCCACCCGAGTCGACCTGGTCTTCGGTTCCAACTCCGAACTCCGGGCCCTGGCGGAAGTCTACGGCAGCAGCGACGCGCAAGAGAAGTTTCTCCACGACTTCGTGGCCGCCTGGAGCAAGGTGATGAACGCGGACCGCTTCGACCTGAAGTAG
- a CDS encoding DUF2071 domain-containing protein, translated as MHPALRERNHRPWPVPNGPWMLEQRWRNLLFLHWEVSISSIRERIPKSLEIDTFDGSAWIAIVPFEMTGVGPRGMPKPKGISDFPEINVRTYVRHGGKPGVWFFSLDVPHRLPVWLARAFFHLPYFRATMQVSSTSSGQTRYQSTRPDRVFDGGYGPSSPFEARADSFERWATERYCFYAASRNGNLFRAEVQHPPWPLHIGEFEIERNTMLAPFEIGGQHPSVLFAQDLPVVAWLPRRCD; from the coding sequence ATGCATCCCGCCCTTCGCGAACGAAACCACCGCCCCTGGCCCGTACCCAACGGCCCCTGGATGCTCGAGCAGAGATGGCGCAACCTGCTCTTTCTACACTGGGAAGTATCCATCAGCTCGATACGCGAACGCATACCCAAAAGCCTCGAGATCGACACCTTCGACGGTTCCGCCTGGATCGCGATCGTTCCTTTCGAAATGACCGGCGTCGGGCCACGCGGCATGCCAAAGCCCAAAGGCATCAGCGACTTCCCCGAGATCAACGTGCGCACTTACGTGCGCCACGGCGGCAAGCCCGGCGTTTGGTTCTTCTCGCTCGACGTGCCTCATCGTCTGCCGGTCTGGCTCGCCCGCGCCTTCTTTCATCTGCCCTACTTTCGAGCCACCATGCAGGTTTCCTCCACCAGTTCGGGCCAAACCCGCTACCAGTCGACGCGCCCGGACCGCGTCTTCGACGGAGGCTACGGTCCGAGCTCCCCCTTCGAGGCCCGAGCGGACAGCTTCGAACGCTGGGCGACCGAGCGCTACTGCTTCTATGCGGCCAGCCGAAACGGAAATCTGTTTCGAGCCGAAGTCCAACATCCGCCGTGGCCCCTGCATATCGGGGAATTTGAGATCGAACGCAACACCATGCTGGCGCCCTTCGAAATCGGAGGGCAGCACCCTAGCGTCCTCTTCGCGCAGGACCTTCCTGTGGTGGCCTGGCTGCCGCGACGCTGCGACTGA
- a CDS encoding azurin, translating to MKYFNRLLTLLCILASTTFAYAAKEVTVNADDTMRFDVSQIEASAGEPLTIVLHNVGKLPKAAMGHNLVILKPGTDVAAFGNAAVGAAGNEYIPQEAPHASSVLAHTKLLGPGETDTVTYTFDSPGEYPFICSFPGHWALMKGTIVVK from the coding sequence ATGAAATACTTCAACAGACTCCTAACCTTACTTTGTATTCTCGCTTCAACTACATTTGCCTATGCGGCCAAAGAGGTTACCGTGAACGCCGACGACACCATGCGCTTCGACGTTTCGCAAATCGAAGCGAGCGCCGGCGAGCCGCTGACCATCGTGCTGCACAACGTCGGCAAGCTGCCTAAAGCGGCCATGGGTCACAATCTGGTGATTCTCAAGCCCGGTACCGACGTGGCAGCGTTCGGCAATGCAGCGGTGGGGGCTGCGGGAAACGAATACATCCCCCAGGAAGCACCCCACGCATCCAGCGTGCTCGCCCACACCAAGCTTCTAGGTCCGGGCGAAACCGATACCGTGACCTACACTTTCGACAGCCCTGGCGAATACCCATTCATCTGCTCCTTTCCCGGTCATTGGGCCCTCATGAAAGGAACCATCGTCGTCAAATAG
- a CDS encoding ADP-ribosylglycohydrolase family protein — MPLDAPPEPASSYQIARLPASFARDVVLTALAADAYCLGPHWIYDLDRMEELYPNGLQGLDSPRSEYHPGKQQGDFTHYGDQTLVLLESVSGEETWNKDAWMRDWLTFWRSEPQSYLDSATRDVLDAWEETGEATPSESHDLAGASRIAPILSLLSQAPLPTVIQAAREQTAATHCDPTVVDAAEFFTRATWRIRNGQGFSQAFAAAATSTDYDSDIADLYEQATAANYATPEQAALGFGQSCDVSKALPLTIWLALAFERDAEKMMKENALVGGDSSARGMLLALLIAANGDYPDLPSQWTSGINQVPKIAACLDQIATE; from the coding sequence ATGCCTCTCGACGCACCGCCCGAACCCGCTTCCTCCTATCAGATCGCGCGCCTTCCCGCCTCATTCGCTCGAGACGTGGTCCTCACTGCGTTGGCCGCCGATGCGTATTGCCTGGGTCCGCACTGGATCTACGACCTGGACCGTATGGAGGAGCTCTATCCAAACGGCTTGCAAGGTCTCGACTCCCCCCGCTCGGAGTACCACCCCGGCAAGCAGCAAGGAGACTTCACCCACTACGGGGACCAGACGCTGGTCCTTCTCGAATCGGTCTCGGGCGAAGAAACCTGGAACAAGGACGCCTGGATGAGAGACTGGCTGACCTTTTGGCGAAGCGAACCGCAAAGCTACCTCGACAGCGCCACGCGGGATGTGCTCGACGCATGGGAGGAAACGGGTGAAGCAACCCCCTCCGAGAGTCACGATCTGGCAGGCGCCTCCCGCATCGCTCCGATCCTTTCGCTGCTATCGCAAGCGCCTCTGCCGACTGTCATCCAAGCTGCTCGAGAACAGACCGCAGCCACTCATTGCGACCCGACAGTGGTCGACGCAGCAGAGTTTTTCACACGCGCCACATGGAGGATCCGCAATGGGCAGGGCTTTTCGCAGGCGTTTGCCGCTGCAGCGACTTCGACCGACTACGACTCGGATATCGCGGACCTCTACGAGCAGGCAACGGCAGCGAACTACGCGACGCCCGAGCAGGCCGCGCTGGGCTTCGGGCAAAGCTGCGACGTGTCCAAAGCCCTCCCCTTGACCATCTGGCTCGCCCTCGCCTTCGAGCGCGATGCGGAGAAAATGATGAAAGAAAACGCCCTGGTCGGCGGCGACAGTTCCGCCCGCGGCATGCTGCTCGCCCTGCTCATCGCAGCCAACGGCGACTACCCCGACCTGCCCTCGCAGTGGACCAGCGGCATCAACCAAGTTCCCAAAATCGCCGCCTGCCTCGACCAGATCGCCACCGAGTAG
- a CDS encoding agmatine deiminase family protein, with amino-acid sequence MGSAALSAIKKVVRPVAFVAVGFAPGLFGQTEPALADRLESAFASDEAPTLPPGFFNAQTFPTKPIPIKRTLDEAHPAAAVLLNVSIRETTADPGLALFYRELIGTLTRNVSVWIGYDEEEAYLLPKLFRTLENDIGSVETPFSVRYLETGSRSFFVRDFGPIFALDHESQLVAIDPIYRTVDQEDEDEEAFAETQESLNRFLGYHKQERKNEKVPLQIGRLIRSYLQQQAEVSRPPLFLRGGDFMVDGDGGAFVSENVVTANGGSPRFVRERVREYFGVERVTILESLSHVKTIDLATHFRPLGSSVFMLPLPPPSVANASPAANRLVESFTEIRQANLNTLRRSLPRSRVVDLPTLAIQEADAAESVSRVRARVVQEICQLVGVNYAVYQALAPGDENRKLVERMIANKLTERLGKPVDLAVEGDLDLANQALFGESLETLLFRESMRSVNFRGYGNYLRFQGVNSQPNIVLPRYRALAGESEEGIRQVELTVEQLLKRELPGAELHWIEAEAIGRRGGTLRDIALPIPMVAESKDS; translated from the coding sequence ATGGGGTCTGCAGCTTTGTCCGCTATTAAGAAAGTCGTTCGACCCGTAGCGTTTGTCGCCGTCGGTTTCGCTCCCGGTCTCTTCGGGCAAACGGAGCCCGCTTTGGCGGACCGTTTAGAATCCGCGTTCGCGAGCGATGAGGCTCCGACGCTTCCGCCAGGGTTTTTCAACGCTCAGACGTTTCCCACCAAGCCGATCCCAATCAAGCGGACCCTCGATGAAGCGCATCCTGCAGCGGCCGTGCTGCTGAACGTATCGATAAGGGAAACGACAGCTGATCCTGGGCTGGCCCTGTTCTACAGGGAACTGATCGGAACCCTCACTCGGAACGTGTCGGTATGGATTGGATACGACGAGGAGGAAGCCTATTTGCTGCCTAAGCTTTTTCGTACCTTGGAAAACGATATTGGCTCAGTCGAGACGCCTTTCTCCGTCCGGTATCTGGAAACGGGCAGCCGATCTTTTTTCGTCCGAGATTTCGGGCCGATCTTCGCTCTCGATCACGAGAGCCAGCTGGTCGCTATCGACCCCATCTATCGAACGGTAGACCAGGAGGACGAAGACGAAGAGGCCTTTGCGGAAACGCAGGAGAGTTTGAATCGATTTCTTGGATACCACAAGCAGGAGCGGAAGAACGAGAAGGTTCCCCTCCAGATTGGCAGATTGATTCGAAGCTATTTGCAGCAGCAGGCTGAGGTTTCTCGGCCGCCTCTCTTCCTGCGGGGCGGAGATTTTATGGTGGATGGCGATGGTGGGGCCTTTGTTTCGGAGAATGTGGTGACCGCCAATGGAGGCTCGCCGCGGTTCGTGCGTGAACGGGTCAGGGAATATTTCGGAGTCGAGCGCGTGACCATCCTCGAGAGCCTGTCTCACGTGAAGACCATCGATTTGGCGACGCATTTTCGACCCTTGGGATCGAGCGTGTTCATGCTTCCGCTTCCTCCACCGAGCGTCGCGAACGCGAGTCCAGCCGCGAATCGATTGGTGGAAAGCTTCACGGAAATCAGGCAGGCGAATCTCAATACCTTGCGGCGAAGCCTGCCTCGAAGCCGCGTTGTGGACTTGCCCACTCTCGCTATCCAGGAAGCGGATGCCGCGGAGAGCGTGAGTCGGGTGCGCGCAAGGGTCGTGCAGGAGATCTGCCAGCTTGTCGGAGTGAACTACGCCGTGTATCAGGCGCTGGCTCCGGGCGACGAGAACCGGAAGCTGGTTGAGCGCATGATCGCGAACAAGCTCACGGAGCGACTGGGAAAGCCGGTCGATCTAGCGGTGGAAGGGGACTTGGATTTGGCAAATCAGGCCTTGTTTGGCGAGTCGCTGGAGACGCTGCTCTTTCGGGAATCGATGCGTTCGGTGAACTTTCGGGGCTACGGAAACTATCTGCGTTTTCAGGGCGTCAATTCGCAACCGAATATCGTTCTGCCCCGATACCGGGCTTTGGCGGGCGAGTCGGAAGAAGGAATTCGACAGGTCGAGCTGACCGTCGAGCAGCTCTTGAAACGCGAACTGCCCGGCGCCGAACTGCATTGGATCGAAGCGGAGGCGATTGGACGCCGGGGCGGGACCCTGCGTGACATCGCGCTGCCCATCCCGATGGTAGCGGAGTCAAAGGACAGTTGA
- a CDS encoding agmatine deiminase family protein has product MKAVLGTGALALLLLGFCSVGLSQQIRQEPRLDGELRLLNHLGPGFFSPVSEPTPAVPVGRIATEWETARAVAVNVSIRETLEVEEILQLYLDLATAVTPYVPLLVGYDPVEEGSLGRFRERLRERLGEDLGPGGLLFMPTYTRSSWIRDYAPIFAYTDDGYLVSIDPVSRLLEPEMEAFANLPSSLERRERTRPFGRFQNFRNSSRKDDLAPVHIARFLRQTLEMECELSKPALHLQGGDFLTDGLGNIFISEDTFLRNGGQRLRMLSVFEKYFRAKSLHVLEAPPGAAAKHLDMTMKFTSSDTILISEPPVATKDATPYLEYIARTCAHNFNTNIQYLRSRFPEKRVILVPSPPLLAVSDEVFSQWLTVRIVESVCERLGIDFESYLKDARTGLKDAENQRRIDAHIRALVGPDVETESHEGRTLLAKAVLGESVEQLRSDYVPSSIGYRSYTNSLLIKNRNGAEAVILPRYKPKSHEPVELFVQLEQSVEAAYREALPNAKLHWVDCDFMAQRSGAIHCLTLSIPAGPEDVRHDD; this is encoded by the coding sequence TTGAAAGCGGTTCTTGGAACAGGAGCCCTCGCGCTTCTCCTTCTCGGTTTCTGCTCTGTCGGCTTGAGCCAGCAGATCAGGCAGGAACCGCGTCTGGACGGAGAGCTTCGGCTGCTGAACCACCTCGGCCCGGGCTTCTTTTCGCCGGTTAGCGAGCCAACCCCAGCGGTGCCTGTAGGGCGAATCGCGACGGAGTGGGAAACCGCCCGCGCCGTAGCGGTCAACGTATCCATTCGCGAAACGCTGGAGGTAGAGGAGATTTTGCAGCTTTACTTGGACCTGGCTACGGCTGTGACTCCTTATGTCCCGCTTCTCGTTGGCTACGATCCGGTAGAAGAAGGATCGCTGGGCAGATTCAGAGAACGGTTGCGGGAACGGTTGGGAGAAGACCTAGGCCCGGGCGGCTTGCTCTTCATGCCCACCTATACGCGCTCCAGTTGGATCAGGGACTACGCTCCAATCTTTGCGTATACGGATGATGGATACCTGGTCTCGATCGATCCCGTCAGCAGGCTTTTGGAGCCGGAGATGGAGGCGTTCGCCAACCTCCCAAGCTCCTTGGAACGACGTGAGCGAACCCGTCCCTTCGGCCGATTTCAGAACTTTCGCAACTCCAGTAGGAAGGATGATCTCGCACCCGTGCATATTGCTCGCTTCCTTCGGCAGACCTTGGAGATGGAGTGCGAGTTGAGTAAGCCCGCTCTTCATTTGCAAGGCGGTGATTTTCTGACCGATGGATTGGGAAACATCTTCATCAGCGAGGACACCTTTTTGCGCAACGGAGGGCAGCGTCTGCGCATGCTGAGCGTATTCGAGAAATATTTCAGGGCTAAGTCCCTGCATGTGCTGGAAGCTCCGCCCGGAGCAGCCGCCAAGCATCTCGACATGACGATGAAGTTCACCTCCTCTGACACGATTCTGATATCCGAGCCTCCAGTCGCCACGAAAGACGCGACTCCCTACCTCGAATATATTGCTCGAACGTGTGCTCACAATTTCAATACGAATATCCAGTATCTAAGAAGCAGGTTCCCGGAGAAACGCGTTATTCTCGTTCCGAGTCCACCATTGCTCGCCGTTTCAGATGAGGTTTTCAGCCAGTGGCTGACCGTGCGAATCGTGGAGTCGGTCTGCGAGCGGCTAGGGATTGACTTCGAATCCTACCTCAAGGACGCGCGGACTGGGTTGAAGGATGCGGAAAACCAGCGGCGAATCGACGCCCACATCAGAGCCCTGGTTGGACCCGATGTAGAGACGGAAAGCCACGAAGGACGAACGCTGCTTGCGAAGGCTGTGCTAGGCGAGTCGGTCGAGCAGTTGCGATCCGACTACGTGCCCTCGTCCATCGGCTACCGCAGCTACACCAACTCCCTTCTGATTAAAAATCGAAACGGCGCGGAAGCGGTGATTTTACCGCGGTACAAACCCAAGTCGCACGAGCCTGTGGAGCTGTTCGTCCAGCTGGAGCAATCCGTGGAGGCAGCCTACCGCGAAGCGCTGCCCAACGCCAAGCTGCACTGGGTGGACTGCGATTTCATGGCGCAGCGCTCCGGGGCGATCCATTGTTTGACGCTGTCGATCCCGGCTGGTCCAGAGGATGTCCGGCATGATGATTGA
- a CDS encoding PQQ-dependent sugar dehydrogenase produces MKYFLSTFSAAFICITGCAEQIETEVPLSVPEGSDVEMELVTSDVVVGWGMAFLPDGSLLVTERSGELFHVKEGKGSKVAGLPEIRAGGQGGLLDVILHPNYEETGWIYFSYSSPEGAQPGSNTAIMRAKLEDGRLVEQETVYKATPNSERGHHFGSRMAFDEEGMLYFSIGDRGDRDVNPQDITRDGGKIYRIHDDGTIPEDNPFVDEDGAKKAIFSYGHRNPQGMAIHPETGEVWIHEHGPRGGDEINIVKKGANYGWPVVTYGINYSGTSITDKTSMPGMEAPFFFWVPSIAPSGMAFVTSDRYPQWKGSLLVGALRFAYLERLEIEDGEVVKREKLLDGQGRLRDVRQGPDGYLYVSLEGRGIYRILPE; encoded by the coding sequence ATGAAGTATTTTCTATCAACGTTTTCAGCCGCTTTTATTTGCATCACAGGTTGCGCCGAGCAGATCGAAACCGAAGTCCCTCTTTCCGTCCCTGAGGGCTCCGATGTCGAAATGGAGCTCGTCACGTCAGACGTTGTCGTCGGATGGGGAATGGCGTTTCTGCCTGACGGGAGCTTGCTTGTGACGGAACGATCCGGCGAGCTGTTCCATGTGAAGGAGGGCAAGGGGTCAAAGGTCGCGGGTCTGCCGGAAATAAGGGCCGGCGGGCAAGGCGGGTTGTTGGACGTGATCCTTCATCCGAACTATGAGGAAACGGGTTGGATCTATTTCTCCTACTCATCGCCCGAAGGCGCCCAGCCCGGCAGCAACACCGCGATCATGCGAGCGAAGTTGGAAGACGGTCGCCTCGTGGAGCAGGAAACGGTTTACAAGGCGACGCCCAATTCCGAGCGGGGGCATCACTTCGGATCGCGCATGGCCTTTGACGAGGAGGGCATGCTGTACTTTTCGATCGGGGATCGTGGAGATCGCGACGTCAATCCTCAGGATATCACTCGAGACGGGGGTAAAATCTACCGTATTCACGATGATGGTACGATTCCGGAGGACAATCCGTTCGTCGACGAAGATGGGGCGAAGAAGGCGATCTTTAGTTATGGCCATCGCAATCCGCAAGGAATGGCGATCCATCCGGAGACGGGCGAAGTTTGGATACACGAGCACGGCCCTCGCGGCGGCGATGAGATAAATATCGTCAAGAAGGGTGCGAACTACGGATGGCCGGTGGTGACCTATGGAATCAACTACAGCGGCACGTCGATCACCGATAAGACGTCGATGCCCGGCATGGAGGCGCCCTTTTTCTTTTGGGTACCCTCGATCGCCCCGAGCGGCATGGCCTTTGTGACCTCCGACAGGTATCCGCAGTGGAAAGGCAGCTTGCTGGTGGGAGCGTTGAGGTTCGCCTATCTGGAACGGCTGGAGATCGAAGACGGCGAGGTGGTAAAACGTGAGAAGCTTTTGGACGGACAAGGACGTTTGCGGGATGTTCGCCAGGGACCTGACGGCTACCTATACGTTTCTCTGGAAGGCCGCGGCATCTATCGCATCCTACCAGAGTAG